From Methanobacterium congolense, one genomic window encodes:
- a CDS encoding DUF4040 domain-containing protein yields the protein MIEYIFMAVTVLGAIITLMQRDLLKAAILTGIPGVGLALLYQYLQAPDVALTQAIVGSAIVPVFFALAVYRTRRVEE from the coding sequence ATGATAGAGTACATATTCATGGCCGTAACAGTTTTAGGTGCCATAATAACCCTTATGCAGCGCGATCTCCTTAAAGCAGCCATATTAACAGGAATTCCAGGAGTTGGCTTGGCCCTTCTTTACCAGTACCTCCAGGCACCAGACGTTGCACTGACCCAGGCAATTGTGGGCTCAGCCATAGTACCGGTGTTCTTTGCACTGGCAGTTTACAGAACACGCAGGGTGGAGGAATAA
- a CDS encoding pro-sigmaK processing inhibitor BofA family protein: protein MEIILVLIVILGLIILFKVGGVLLRILLNMILGFILLFIVDLIPSVDIPINILTVLVAGFGGIFGVIFLLILSFIGII, encoded by the coding sequence ATGGAAATTATACTGGTTCTTATTGTTATTTTAGGACTGATAATCCTTTTCAAGGTGGGTGGTGTTCTTTTGAGGATACTCCTGAACATGATCCTGGGATTCATACTTCTTTTCATCGTTGATCTAATTCCCTCAGTTGATATTCCCATTAACATTCTTACAGTATTAGTTGCAGGTTTTGGAGGGATTTTTGGAGTTATATTCCTGCTGATACTGAGTTTCATTGGTATTATCTAG
- a CDS encoding 4Fe-4S dicluster domain-containing protein, whose product MKNLIRIFLEGAYSNFKRILFASDRVTDMELRSKILEGRIVPTDKVAEVQCIGCGGCSNACPTGAVEMVDLDEPVQLMEGMMKTQIPVLHTEKCVHCYYCHDFCPLYALFGEAGTIHPNDVGQPDSDIATLLEKPVKISDDKLAFISQFLSDSTVLRKRKE is encoded by the coding sequence ATGAAAAATTTAATCAGAATATTTCTGGAGGGGGCCTACAGCAACTTTAAACGGATATTATTTGCCTCAGACCGTGTTACAGATATGGAACTTCGAAGCAAAATCCTTGAAGGCAGGATAGTCCCAACCGACAAGGTTGCAGAGGTTCAATGCATAGGATGCGGAGGTTGCAGCAACGCCTGTCCAACAGGAGCAGTTGAAATGGTGGATCTGGATGAACCAGTCCAGCTCATGGAGGGAATGATGAAAACGCAGATTCCAGTTCTTCACACTGAAAAATGTGTTCACTGTTACTACTGCCATGATTTCTGTCCACTTTACGCCCTTTTCGGCGAGGCAGGAACCATACACCCAAACGATGTGGGGCAGCCAGACTCAGACATAGCAACACTCCTTGAAAAACCTGTTAAAATATCTGATGATAAGTTAGCTTTCATATCACAATTCTTATCAGATTCAACTGTATTGAGAAAGAGAAAGGAGTAG
- a CDS encoding monovalent cation/H+ antiporter complex subunit F — MNILVLSEYILMAALAIYAVATIRITTRKTIAMGLVGLLGLSIAVVTILVLIQHIYGLGFCRDIATALVFLGPIGTIAFARVLRGD; from the coding sequence ATGAACATACTCGTCTTATCAGAATACATCCTAATGGCGGCCCTGGCAATCTACGCAGTGGCCACCATAAGGATCACAACCAGAAAAACCATAGCAATGGGTCTTGTAGGGCTCTTAGGTCTGAGCATAGCAGTTGTGACCATACTCGTCCTGATCCAGCACATTTACGGACTGGGTTTCTGCAGGGACATAGCAACAGCTTTGGTGTTCCTGGGACCCATTGGAACCATAGCATTCGCAAGAGTTTTGAGGGGTGATTAA
- a CDS encoding succinylglutamate desuccinylase/aspartoacylase family protein yields MKPEMIILSSETGGNITENEPLTEYIPMGSTSSRIIRAAKRGTPLLKVGEGEPRVMLTAGIHGNELPPQLAALKLANELENMEIHGTVYLIPFAVPHSTMKNSRRFRGFDMNRSASKGGSASNDILMAVKTFKIDSVADFHATKLRSNPGVESVFCSRNPCPESRDIAEHITHETKSKLLLHEHAGTLYSGALEDECNLMGTPAVTCEVVSENCQVNPGSPERSYRQMLSYLRYFKIIEL; encoded by the coding sequence ATGAAACCTGAAATGATCATACTCTCCTCAGAAACAGGGGGAAACATAACTGAAAACGAACCTCTCACTGAATACATTCCAATGGGATCAACAAGCTCCCGGATTATTCGTGCAGCAAAAAGGGGAACACCTCTCCTTAAGGTCGGGGAAGGTGAACCAAGGGTCATGCTAACGGCAGGAATTCATGGAAACGAGCTTCCACCCCAACTTGCAGCCCTTAAACTTGCAAATGAACTGGAGAACATGGAAATCCATGGGACTGTTTACTTGATACCATTTGCAGTACCCCACTCAACCATGAAAAATTCCAGAAGGTTCAGGGGATTCGACATGAACCGTTCAGCATCCAAGGGGGGTTCAGCTTCAAACGACATACTGATGGCAGTTAAGACCTTTAAAATAGATTCTGTTGCAGATTTCCACGCCACAAAACTCAGGAGTAATCCTGGGGTGGAGAGTGTTTTCTGCTCAAGAAATCCCTGCCCTGAAAGCCGTGATATAGCTGAACACATAACCCATGAAACAAAATCCAAGTTACTCCTTCATGAACATGCTGGAACCCTCTACAGTGGGGCTCTTGAGGATGAGTGCAACCTCATGGGAACGCCTGCTGTGACATGTGAGGTAGTGTCAGAGAACTGTCAGGTTAACCCTGGAAGCCCTGAAAGGTCATACCGGCAGATGTTATCTTATTTAAGGTACTTTAAAATCATTGAATTATGA
- a CDS encoding 4Fe-4S binding protein, which translates to MFLSTKKCEGLGECIKECPTEAIRLIEGKAFSCITCGACAEACPNRAIFKNRYGGYVVDRARCNACGVCEMTCPVNSIHIEDGVVKGICARCGICADACPINARVDAYDVIEDRQLKFLEALNLTVQPTLPTAKKEDEKVQRTNVVTDTEKCTLCGRCQYYCPTDAIMVDVNLEGKCTQCRVCEDVCPVGAIENGVIDPEKCTLCLKCMKECPQNAIYIDDFKVNIRKPEEGEEIEGTIVSCLNCGLCADACSRGALRQIDGKMRYDPTLCEDCKTMECLDVCPVGTLRLSEEPERTVKGFCVSCGKCVQACDYNEARSFKNITWKGDVSEDCISCGVCAEVCPKDAITLKKGSIEVDLEKCVLCEKCAIHCPKDAIKKTTLYKKEIKDGFSFIQDKLCMRCKLCTKICPEEAITEAEDGSIVVDDSKCTYCGACSNACPARAILFEREFEVSQ; encoded by the coding sequence ATGTTCTTATCGACTAAAAAATGTGAAGGCCTTGGGGAATGTATCAAGGAATGTCCAACAGAGGCAATAAGACTCATAGAAGGCAAAGCATTCAGCTGCATCACCTGCGGAGCATGTGCAGAGGCCTGTCCAAATAGGGCCATATTTAAAAATAGATATGGTGGCTACGTTGTTGACAGGGCAAGGTGCAACGCATGTGGTGTGTGTGAAATGACGTGTCCAGTTAACAGCATACACATCGAAGACGGAGTAGTGAAGGGTATCTGTGCACGATGTGGTATATGTGCCGACGCATGTCCAATAAATGCAAGGGTGGATGCATATGATGTTATTGAGGACAGACAGCTTAAATTCCTTGAAGCACTTAACCTGACAGTTCAACCAACTCTTCCAACCGCCAAGAAAGAGGATGAAAAGGTTCAGAGGACCAACGTCGTCACAGACACTGAGAAGTGTACACTTTGCGGAAGATGCCAGTACTACTGCCCAACAGATGCAATAATGGTTGATGTGAACCTTGAAGGAAAATGCACCCAGTGCCGTGTTTGTGAGGATGTGTGTCCAGTAGGAGCCATAGAAAACGGTGTCATAGACCCTGAGAAATGTACCCTCTGCCTGAAGTGCATGAAGGAATGCCCACAAAACGCAATCTACATCGACGACTTCAAGGTGAACATCCGAAAGCCTGAAGAGGGTGAGGAAATTGAAGGTACCATAGTTTCATGCCTCAACTGCGGACTCTGTGCGGATGCATGCAGCCGTGGGGCACTCAGACAGATCGATGGCAAGATGAGGTACGACCCAACCCTCTGTGAGGACTGCAAAACAATGGAATGCCTTGATGTCTGCCCGGTAGGTACATTGAGACTTTCAGAGGAGCCTGAAAGAACTGTTAAAGGATTCTGTGTATCCTGCGGAAAATGTGTACAGGCCTGCGACTACAACGAGGCAAGAAGCTTCAAAAACATCACATGGAAGGGTGATGTTTCAGAGGATTGTATATCATGTGGTGTATGTGCAGAGGTCTGTCCGAAGGATGCAATAACCCTTAAAAAGGGTTCAATCGAGGTTGACCTTGAAAAATGTGTTCTCTGCGAAAAATGCGCCATACACTGTCCTAAAGATGCTATCAAAAAGACAACCCTGTATAAAAAAGAAATAAAAGATGGTTTCAGCTTTATACAGGACAAACTATGCATGAGATGCAAGCTCTGCACCAAAATATGTCCTGAAGAGGCTATAACCGAAGCAGAGGATGGCAGTATTGTAGTCGATGATTCAAAATGTACCTACTGTGGTGCATGTTCAAATGCATGTCCAGCAAGGGCCATACTATTTGAAAGGGAATTCGAGGTATCACAATGA
- the ehbF gene encoding energy conserving hydrogenase EhbF has translation MNSLIPLMVIIPITCALFLNLLHERDRTIKVLSVIIALALPIVPLFANYGTHYFGGYAPLIQNGAIATGLPAFITGSALNVFHPAITYVFGSAQKLFIFIVGIVALFSIFLSLYEVKRPSGMYGYLLFMLAASITALILTDDIFNLFVFFEIAALAQVGIILVSKVKGSYETALKYMILGSIASPMMLLGIAFLLGVTGNVNITDIVYAIKHGLVDPKSPVLLMACGLITFGWLYGSGLPPFHSIKSAVYSKALPNGAALLQAFSVVMFVALGVIILRIFGYLPFSKVFIIGISLLAMVLGITMALNQTDFKRIIGYLAVGELGYIGIGLGLGTAMGVTAGLFQAVNELVVTAFLFIGFGTVLYKTRESDVRKLGGMMVQSPKTAFLVMIAGFAMAGVPPLNVFQSKLMLCQAAVDAGLPELGIIMIVLSIVTFMTFMRAYYAIYLRPKPDDLEIKNEKIPRVTLLAMVVFLIICIVFGLFPGLATNSLQGLAVNIA, from the coding sequence ATGAATTCATTAATCCCGTTGATGGTTATAATACCAATCACTTGTGCCCTGTTCCTGAACCTGCTGCATGAAAGGGACAGAACCATCAAGGTACTGTCAGTGATCATTGCACTGGCACTGCCAATTGTCCCACTTTTTGCAAACTATGGAACCCATTACTTCGGTGGATACGCACCGCTCATCCAGAATGGGGCCATAGCAACAGGGTTACCTGCATTCATAACAGGTTCAGCACTCAACGTGTTCCACCCTGCAATAACCTACGTATTTGGAAGTGCACAGAAGCTCTTCATATTCATAGTGGGAATTGTGGCATTGTTCTCAATATTCCTATCTCTTTACGAGGTTAAAAGGCCTTCTGGAATGTATGGATACCTTTTATTCATGCTTGCAGCTTCAATAACTGCTTTGATACTCACAGATGACATATTCAACCTTTTCGTTTTCTTTGAGATAGCAGCACTGGCACAGGTTGGTATAATCCTTGTTTCAAAGGTTAAGGGCAGCTATGAAACAGCCCTCAAGTACATGATACTTGGAAGTATAGCTTCTCCAATGATGCTCCTTGGAATAGCATTCCTCCTTGGAGTTACAGGAAACGTTAACATCACAGATATTGTTTATGCGATTAAACATGGACTGGTGGATCCCAAGAGCCCAGTACTTCTAATGGCATGCGGCCTTATAACCTTTGGATGGCTCTACGGTTCAGGACTTCCACCGTTCCACTCAATAAAGTCAGCGGTTTACAGCAAAGCACTCCCAAATGGAGCTGCATTGCTTCAGGCATTTTCGGTTGTGATGTTCGTAGCCCTTGGAGTCATAATATTAAGGATATTTGGTTACCTCCCATTCTCAAAGGTCTTCATAATAGGAATATCCCTCCTTGCAATGGTTCTGGGTATAACCATGGCCCTGAACCAGACCGATTTCAAACGTATCATAGGTTACCTTGCAGTGGGTGAACTTGGATACATTGGAATAGGACTTGGACTTGGAACTGCAATGGGAGTAACAGCAGGACTCTTCCAGGCTGTTAACGAACTTGTAGTAACTGCATTCCTATTCATAGGTTTCGGTACCGTACTCTACAAAACCAGGGAAAGTGATGTGAGAAAACTGGGAGGCATGATGGTACAGTCACCAAAAACAGCCTTTTTGGTTATGATAGCAGGCTTTGCAATGGCAGGAGTCCCTCCATTGAACGTTTTCCAGAGTAAATTAATGCTCTGTCAGGCTGCTGTGGATGCAGGACTACCCGAGCTCGGTATAATAATGATAGTCCTGAGTATCGTGACCTTCATGACCTTCATGAGGGCATACTACGCCATATACCTGAGACCAAAACCAGATGACCTTGAGATCAAAAACGAAAAAATACCAAGGGTAACACTCCTTGCAATGGTGGTGTTCCTGATAATATGCATAGTATTTGGTCTGTTCCCAGGTCTTGCAACCAATTCTCTGCAGGGACTTGCGGTGAACATTGCATAG
- a CDS encoding NADH-quinone oxidoreductase subunit B family protein: MSLKSYSRARAVHVMLVYTGGCNGCDIEIVNCILSPKYDAEQYKVFLTWNPREADVLVVTGPVTKHTEQPLREIYKAIPEPKAVVAAGACALMGGVYKNIHGDIPSEEIAGPVENIIPVDAKVPGCSVRPEDVLSGVVAALPKLLDAK, translated from the coding sequence ATGAGTTTAAAATCATATTCAAGGGCAAGGGCCGTACATGTCATGCTCGTGTACACTGGAGGATGCAATGGATGCGATATTGAAATAGTCAACTGCATACTCTCACCAAAATACGATGCAGAACAGTACAAGGTCTTTTTAACATGGAATCCCAGGGAAGCAGACGTTCTTGTAGTCACAGGCCCGGTAACAAAACATACGGAACAGCCACTGCGTGAAATATACAAGGCAATACCTGAACCCAAGGCTGTTGTTGCAGCAGGTGCATGTGCACTAATGGGTGGAGTTTATAAGAACATACATGGAGACATACCCTCTGAAGAGATTGCAGGGCCTGTTGAAAACATAATACCTGTTGATGCAAAGGTACCTGGATGTTCTGTACGACCTGAGGATGTTTTATCTGGAGTTGTTGCAGCCCTTCCAAAACTGTTGGATGCAAAATAG
- a CDS encoding cation:proton antiporter (subunit G of antiporter complex involved in resistance to high concentrations of Na+, K+, Li+ and/or alkali), translating to MQDLITLIQAAVLILMAVLVLLATFGLLRFKDDIKHVTYARIHILGVTDTACIIALLALNEPLLAVAYFILAPFAAHAIANGHYYGEEEK from the coding sequence GTGCAGGACCTTATAACCTTGATACAGGCAGCAGTACTGATACTAATGGCGGTACTGGTGCTCCTGGCAACATTTGGACTTTTAAGATTCAAGGATGACATCAAACATGTTACCTATGCCAGAATACACATACTGGGAGTTACAGACACAGCATGTATAATAGCACTTCTTGCACTTAACGAACCACTTCTTGCTGTGGCCTACTTCATTCTCGCACCATTTGCAGCTCATGCAATAGCCAATGGCCATTACTACGGGGAGGAAGAAAAATGA
- a CDS encoding EhbH, producing the protein MSEGLRNIIAGFSLLVFAMALFESIFHFSSMIYPGISYIYNWVGPQIAPNMVTNVVFDWRGYDTLGEALILVTAVVVTLLIFGRGKVDLGGDD; encoded by the coding sequence ATGTCTGAAGGATTAAGAAACATAATAGCAGGGTTTTCGCTCTTGGTATTTGCAATGGCACTTTTTGAGTCCATATTCCACTTCAGCAGCATGATCTATCCTGGAATAAGCTACATCTACAACTGGGTCGGACCACAGATAGCTCCGAACATGGTAACAAACGTTGTATTTGATTGGAGGGGCTACGACACCCTGGGAGAAGCCCTCATACTTGTAACTGCTGTTGTTGTAACCCTTCTCATATTTGGAAGGGGTAAAGTGGATCTTGGAGGAGATGATTAA
- a CDS encoding MnhB domain-containing protein, whose amino-acid sequence MSTILKLFALPASLILMCYGILTILGGHITPGGGFQGGAIIAGALIFCLVVYGLKENPIHLTHNFMASLESVGAIAYVSLGLAGLFTSGFFLYNLGVNLYGIVPPFIQHIFDYPDPIHAGIIPYLNFVVGLKVMVGLTAVVVTFLESKKLLENMNEEEI is encoded by the coding sequence ATGAGCACAATACTCAAACTCTTCGCACTTCCAGCATCACTCATACTGATGTGTTACGGTATTTTAACCATACTCGGAGGACACATAACTCCTGGAGGAGGATTTCAGGGCGGTGCAATAATAGCAGGAGCATTGATCTTCTGTTTAGTTGTGTACGGTTTAAAGGAAAACCCAATACACTTAACACACAACTTCATGGCATCCCTTGAAAGTGTAGGGGCCATTGCATATGTTTCATTGGGACTTGCAGGACTCTTCACATCAGGATTCTTCCTTTACAACCTTGGTGTTAATCTCTACGGTATCGTACCTCCATTCATACAGCACATATTTGACTACCCTGACCCGATACATGCGGGTATCATTCCCTACCTGAACTTCGTTGTGGGTCTCAAGGTCATGGTGGGACTGACTGCAGTGGTTGTAACCTTCCTCGAGAGTAAGAAACTGCTTGAAAACATGAACGAAGAGGAGATCTAA
- a CDS encoding argininosuccinate synthase, whose translation MEKVVLAFSGGLDTSVCVKLLEEKYDMEVITACVDVGQPEDEIERPGMVANKIGSSKHYTIDAKDEFASEFIFKAVKANALYEGYPLSTALARPLIAMKIVELAEKEGAAAIAHGCTGKGNDQFRFESTIRSGSVCDIIAPVRDLNLTRTEEMEYAKSHGIPTPSDKLYSIDENLWGRSIEGDILEDPMVETPEEAFSWTRSSEDAPNDAQIIEMEFEAGVPVAIDGEKMTPVQLIRECNRIAGMHGIGRVDIVEDRIIGLKSRENYETPGAMLIITAHKALEQISLTREELKFAETISQTYAELVYNGLWHEPLREDLDAIVDKMQTRVTGKVMVKLHKGGMRILGRESPCSLYSQDAVSFEDKEMDQREMAGMVKNYGLQAACYQKVCKKD comes from the coding sequence ATGGAGAAAGTTGTTCTGGCATTCAGCGGTGGATTGGACACCTCTGTGTGCGTTAAATTACTGGAAGAAAAGTACGACATGGAAGTTATCACAGCCTGCGTTGACGTTGGCCAACCTGAAGATGAAATAGAAAGACCTGGAATGGTCGCAAACAAGATAGGCTCATCAAAGCATTACACAATCGATGCAAAGGACGAATTTGCAAGTGAATTCATATTCAAAGCAGTTAAGGCCAATGCACTTTACGAGGGTTACCCTCTGAGCACCGCACTTGCAAGACCATTAATAGCCATGAAAATCGTTGAACTGGCAGAGAAAGAGGGAGCCGCAGCCATAGCACACGGATGCACAGGTAAGGGTAACGATCAGTTCAGGTTCGAATCAACCATAAGATCCGGTTCTGTCTGCGATATAATAGCACCTGTAAGGGATTTAAACCTCACAAGAACAGAAGAGATGGAATATGCAAAGTCCCACGGCATACCCACACCATCAGACAAGCTCTACAGTATCGATGAAAACCTCTGGGGCAGATCCATAGAGGGAGACATCCTCGAAGACCCAATGGTTGAAACACCAGAAGAAGCCTTCAGTTGGACACGTTCAAGTGAAGACGCACCAAATGACGCCCAGATCATTGAAATGGAATTCGAAGCAGGAGTTCCAGTGGCCATCGATGGTGAAAAAATGACACCGGTCCAGCTTATCAGGGAGTGCAATCGCATCGCAGGTATGCACGGAATCGGAAGGGTTGACATCGTGGAGGACAGGATAATAGGCCTTAAATCCAGGGAGAACTACGAAACACCAGGAGCAATGCTTATAATCACAGCCCACAAGGCCCTTGAACAGATAAGCCTCACAAGGGAAGAGCTAAAATTTGCTGAAACAATCTCACAGACCTATGCAGAACTCGTTTACAACGGACTGTGGCACGAACCATTACGTGAAGATCTTGATGCAATCGTAGATAAAATGCAAACACGTGTGACAGGCAAAGTAATGGTCAAACTCCACAAGGGGGGCATGAGGATCCTTGGAAGGGAATCACCATGCAGCCTCTACAGCCAGGACGCAGTATCCTTCGAAGACAAGGAAATGGACCAGCGCGAAATGGCAGGAATGGTCAAAAACTACGGCCTCCAAGCAGCATGCTACCAGAAAGTCTGTAAAAAGGACTGA
- a CDS encoding cation:proton antiporter subunit C, with protein sequence MIMDTQLASLLTAGALIVIGLFGTIYLDNLIKKVIALAFIGDGANLFLIAMGYKAGGIIYIFLPGMASNWFSQNASYPLPYALVLTSIVIGASTLAVMLGIIIVLHKKYGSISASKVLGE encoded by the coding sequence ATGATTATGGACACTCAACTAGCATCGCTCTTAACAGCAGGAGCATTAATAGTTATTGGACTATTCGGTACAATTTATCTGGATAACCTTATAAAAAAAGTTATAGCACTTGCATTCATAGGTGACGGTGCCAATCTTTTCCTCATTGCAATGGGGTACAAGGCTGGGGGAATAATTTACATCTTCCTTCCAGGAATGGCAAGTAACTGGTTCTCACAGAATGCATCATACCCACTGCCATACGCACTGGTTCTCACGAGTATCGTTATCGGTGCAAGTACCCTGGCAGTCATGCTGGGAATAATCATCGTGCTTCACAAAAAATACGGATCTATAAGTGCATCAAAGGTCCTTGGAGAGTAA
- a CDS encoding energy-converting hydrogenase B subunit J, which translates to MVVYAGPLILGFLLGFILGTRIKENPESKLKFDASVYIVTLIFAVAMAYFLGAFPYYTDAPLASGFVAAFIGIIVGKLLFGRERSTENED; encoded by the coding sequence ATGGTGGTTTACGCAGGTCCATTGATACTAGGATTTCTATTGGGATTCATACTTGGAACAAGGATCAAGGAAAATCCCGAAAGCAAGCTGAAATTCGATGCATCGGTTTACATCGTTACATTGATATTTGCAGTGGCCATGGCATATTTCCTCGGTGCATTTCCCTACTACACAGATGCTCCCCTTGCATCAGGATTCGTAGCAGCATTCATAGGAATAATAGTAGGTAAACTACTATTTGGAAGGGAAAGAAGCACTGAAAATGAAGACTGA
- a CDS encoding monovalent cation/H+ antiporter subunit E: MFLVRIYYGIAYFVVLIFEILKAELDVAVRTVNGKVEPTVVEIPTVLKRPVSQAILANSITLTPGTLSIDLDSENQVLKVATIYPRAIEDVIPFEPYIKGMLE; this comes from the coding sequence ATGTTCTTAGTTAGAATATACTATGGAATTGCTTATTTCGTTGTTCTCATCTTTGAAATATTAAAGGCGGAGCTTGATGTTGCTGTAAGGACTGTCAACGGTAAGGTGGAACCCACCGTTGTTGAAATTCCAACGGTGCTCAAGAGGCCAGTTTCACAGGCAATCCTTGCAAACAGCATAACCTTAACTCCGGGAACACTTTCTATTGACTTGGACTCTGAAAATCAAGTTTTGAAAGTTGCAACAATATATCCAAGGGCAATTGAAGATGTAATTCCATTTGAACCATACATAAAAGGGATGTTAGAATGA
- a CDS encoding energy-converting hydrogenase B subunit G, EhbG, whose product MSIYDIIVKKIKDIRIETDEEGPLTNVSTSSMLAGEIAIVSTLLLAVIMLRVVSKVLMIFAFIILLVLVVVAMPIMPKLKREQNDSLANMTFYVVVALGIIITLFYWGNLNV is encoded by the coding sequence ATGAGCATCTATGATATTATAGTGAAAAAAATAAAGGATATTCGAATTGAAACAGATGAAGAAGGACCATTAACAAACGTGTCAACTTCATCCATGTTGGCCGGGGAAATAGCCATAGTATCCACCCTTCTCCTGGCAGTTATCATGCTCAGGGTTGTAAGCAAGGTACTGATGATCTTTGCATTCATTATCCTCCTTGTGCTTGTTGTGGTGGCAATGCCTATCATGCCTAAACTCAAACGAGAACAGAACGATTCACTGGCTAACATGACATTTTACGTTGTTGTGGCACTTGGAATTATCATAACATTATTCTATTGGGGGAATCTAAATGTCTGA
- a CDS encoding metal-dependent hydrolase — MPSYKKHVLFSILMALPFFPDVFYLSLAVLGASMLDMDHDVNRKNLTIMALIGMVIALTLYILKLPFLIGLILIILAVIFYVSKHRGFMHSIMGICLISCFMAVFVMGSSLVLQDLSLPLKLSLILISLLLGFIILNRKLMPIFAVLVSIGIILTPTSLLNSVNIYQVFAAILLGCASHVILDMSTPAGIRLLSPISSRKYHKKAAFGLFSLWIGSVFIYFFLLNGSWLSLF; from the coding sequence ATGCCTTCTTACAAAAAACACGTTTTATTCTCAATATTGATGGCCCTACCATTTTTCCCAGATGTGTTCTACCTCTCACTTGCAGTGCTGGGAGCCTCAATGTTGGATATGGACCACGACGTCAACAGGAAGAACCTGACCATAATGGCCTTAATTGGTATGGTGATAGCTCTAACACTTTATATACTTAAACTACCCTTTTTAATAGGTTTGATACTCATTATCCTAGCTGTGATATTTTATGTGTCCAAACACAGGGGATTCATGCACTCAATCATGGGGATATGTTTAATTTCATGTTTCATGGCGGTATTCGTCATGGGATCCAGCTTGGTGCTTCAGGATCTAAGTCTACCTCTGAAACTATCTCTGATACTTATATCCCTTTTACTTGGTTTCATAATCCTTAACAGGAAGTTAATGCCCATTTTTGCAGTTTTGGTGTCTATAGGAATAATCTTAACCCCAACTTCCCTCTTGAACTCAGTTAATATTTATCAAGTATTTGCTGCGATTCTCCTGGGATGTGCAAGTCATGTGATACTGGACATGTCCACACCTGCAGGGATCAGGCTTTTGTCCCCAATTTCGTCCAGAAAATACCACAAAAAAGCTGCTTTTGGGCTTTTTAGTCTATGGATTGGTTCTGTTTTCATATATTTCTTCTTATTGAATGGATCGTGGCTGAGTCTATTCTGA